A single genomic interval of uncultured Cohaesibacter sp. harbors:
- a CDS encoding polysaccharide lyase family 7 protein, producing the protein MTTNSDNFDLSAWKLNLPIDFDGGTDGRARTISKLDGYESEFFYDAEDGAMVMTASVDGATTGNARYARTELREKDGDESAAWYLSEGGTMTATLRIDEAPIWDNGQDGKIVIGQVRGKVDELVRLYWDNGSVYYYSEHSGPNDKTLKFRFTNEDGDEPSISMGENFSYQMEVRGDEIKVVIYADGEVYTSETSITDHWTNEPLNFKAGCYLQLNESMGTGTGQVSFYGLDYSHTEGEGYGGLVDVEQPVDNGSTGKGETGGTDGGETGNGETGGTDGGETGNGETGGTDSGETGNGETGGTDGGETGNGETGGTDGGETGNGGNHDDMNEITGDGSNDRLYGTGDDDMITGLEGRDRILGGDGDDTLSGGDGKDKIFGGDGADTIYGGADKDRLLGEDGNDTIYGDGGNDKLYGEDGDDILHGGSGNDRINAGKGDDTLYGGTGKDDLRGGQGNDTLYGGDGNDKLFGHSGDDVLVGREGADTLIGSSGADKFVLESVDDSTVDLSGRDFFKDFDITEGDIVDLSAIDANSTISGDQAFSFIGENAFSGEAGELRTEVNGSIQTILGDVDGDGDADFAVDIRTSDHLLSGDFSL; encoded by the coding sequence ATGACAACGAATTCCGACAATTTTGACTTATCCGCCTGGAAACTCAACTTGCCTATTGATTTTGATGGTGGAACCGATGGACGCGCCCGCACCATAAGCAAGCTGGATGGGTATGAAAGCGAGTTCTTCTATGACGCCGAAGATGGCGCCATGGTGATGACGGCAAGCGTTGACGGAGCAACAACCGGCAATGCCCGCTATGCACGCACCGAGCTGAGAGAGAAAGACGGCGACGAGAGTGCCGCCTGGTATCTGAGCGAGGGCGGCACAATGACCGCAACCTTGCGTATTGATGAAGCCCCGATATGGGACAATGGTCAAGACGGCAAGATCGTCATTGGTCAAGTGCGCGGCAAGGTAGACGAACTTGTTCGTCTCTATTGGGACAATGGCTCTGTTTACTATTACAGCGAGCATAGCGGCCCCAATGACAAGACCCTCAAATTCCGCTTCACGAATGAAGACGGAGATGAGCCTTCCATCAGCATGGGAGAGAATTTCTCCTACCAGATGGAAGTGCGTGGGGATGAAATCAAAGTGGTGATCTATGCCGATGGAGAGGTTTATACCTCCGAAACCTCTATCACCGACCACTGGACAAACGAGCCTCTCAACTTCAAGGCTGGCTGCTATCTCCAACTCAACGAATCCATGGGAACGGGCACAGGGCAGGTTTCCTTTTACGGTTTGGACTATTCCCACACAGAAGGTGAGGGATATGGCGGACTGGTTGATGTGGAACAACCCGTCGACAATGGAAGTACCGGAAAAGGCGAAACTGGCGGCACCGATGGTGGAGAAACCGGAAACGGCGAAACCGGCGGCACCGATGGTGGGGAAACCGGAAACGGCGAGACCGGCGGCACCGATAGTGGGGAAACCGGAAACGGCGAGACCGGCGGCACCGATGGTGGAGAAACCGGAAATGGCGAAACCGGCGGCACTGACGGTGGAGAAACCGGAAACGGTGGAAACCATGATGACATGAACGAAATCACCGGTGACGGCTCAAATGATCGCCTCTATGGCACCGGCGATGATGACATGATCACTGGCCTTGAAGGACGAGACCGCATTCTCGGCGGTGATGGAGATGACACGCTCTCCGGTGGCGATGGCAAGGACAAGATCTTTGGCGGTGACGGTGCCGACACCATTTATGGCGGGGCTGACAAAGACCGCTTGCTTGGCGAAGACGGCAACGACACGATCTACGGAGACGGTGGCAATGACAAGCTCTATGGCGAGGATGGCGATGACATACTGCATGGCGGCTCAGGCAATGACCGGATCAATGCTGGCAAGGGAGACGATACCCTTTATGGCGGTACCGGCAAGGATGACCTGAGAGGCGGGCAGGGCAACGACACTCTCTATGGTGGCGATGGCAACGACAAGCTCTTCGGCCATAGTGGCGATGATGTTCTGGTTGGCAGAGAAGGCGCAGACACCCTCATAGGCTCGTCTGGTGCCGACAAATTCGTACTGGAATCTGTTGACGACAGCACGGTGGATCTGAGTGGTCGTGACTTTTTCAAAGATTTCGACATCACCGAAGGTGACATCGTTGATCTTAGCGCCATTGATGCCAACAGCACGATTTCGGGCGATCAGGCCTTCTCCTTTATTGGTGAAAACGCCTTTTCCGGCGAGGCTGGCGAGTTGCGTACCGAAGTAAACGGTAGCATCCAGACCATTCTGGGAGACGTTGATGGCGATGGTGACGCAGACTTTGCTGTCGACATCAGAACATCAGACCATTTGTTGTCTGGGGATTTCAGCCTTTAG